Genomic segment of Streptomyces sp. NBC_01210:
CGTAGTCGAAGGCGTTCAGTGAGTCGACGCTTTCATCTGCGCCGAGTACCCCGTCGGCGCGGAACTGCTCCTCGTAGCGGGCGATCCGCCCCGCGGTCCGCCGGACCTCCTCGACGGTCTCCTCGTCGGCCCTGCGCAGGACCGCGGACCGGATTACGGCATCCAGCCACTCTCCCCCGGAGGGCGTCCTGCCCAGGCGTTCGGCCAGCCCGGCACGCGCGCTCAGGGCGATGGCCTCCTCCCAGCCGGAGAGCTGGGCCCCGTACAGGGCGGCGAGCGTGCGGAGATACTGGCCGCGGTTCGTCACCTTCCACGTGTTGCGCAGCGTGCCGACGTCCTTGCGGTAGTCGAAGTACGTCGTGCCGAGTTCGTTCCACGCGATGCTGTTGTGCACCGACAGATGCGCACCGCAGGCCAGACCGTGGGCCAAGGCGCCCTCCAGCGGGCCGCCCGCGTGCGTGACCAGCAGCCCGCGGGGTGGGCCGCCGTCGGTGGTCGCCTTCAGCCATGCCTGACGGTGGGACCGCTTGGCCTCGATGCTGACGGCACACGGCGTACCCGTGTTGACCGAGAGCCGCCATTTGTCGTTCGGCCAGATCCGGGCGAGCTCCGCGAGAGTGGTGGACCAGTGCACCCACTCCGGATGCCAGGGCGGCAGCATGCCTGCCGTGTGGACCGAGATGCTCCACTTGCCGGTCAGGAGGTCCTTGGCCGGAACGAACGGGACGGTGGAGCCGGGGGTGTCCGCGTAGAGCCGGCCGACCGGCAGGAAGAGCGTCGCGCGGGCGAGCGCACCCAGTTCCGCCTCGACGGCGCCTGCCGCCCTTGCTTGGTACAGCAGTTGCTCGGTCTCCGTCGGCGGGACCCACCCCGTTGTCCTCGTTGTCACAGGCTCGATCTTATGAACTGCCCCCACGGTGCCGGGTCAGGGGGTCACTGCACGTATGCGTCCGGCTCCTGCTTTTCCGCGCAACCCGCTCAAGGGGAAACCTGGGCCCAGACGTGACGGCTTGGGCAAGCTCCCCAACGAAGTCCAGCGAGTCATCCCGCTGTTTCACCATGACTTCGGTGCCCACTGTGAGTCCGGGAGGCAACCTCTACGGCCCGCCGACCATCCTCCATACGCGACGACTCGCAGAGTTACGCAGCCGGCCCGCACCTCAGCACCATGGAGAGAGATGACAACGGTTCATACTTCGGTCGTCGTACCCTGCTTCAACGAGAGTGAAGTGATCGACGCTTTTCATACGGCGCTGGTCGCCGCTCTCGAGTCGACCGGTACCGCCTTCGAGATCTGTTACGTCGACGACGGCAGCAGCGATCACACCCGTATTCACCTCCGGGACCTTGCGGCAGCGGACTCCCGCGTGCGCTACACCTCCTTCAGCCGCAACTTCGGCAAGGAGTCGGCGATGCTCGCCGGGCTGAGGATGGCCGACGGCGAAGTGGTCGTCCTCATGGATGCCGATCTGCAGCACCCTCCGGAGCTGGTGCCCCGCATGCTGGAGCTGCATCGGCACGGCTTCGACCAAGTCGTCGCCCGGCGCGACCGTGTCGGAGAAGGCGCGGTTCGCAGGACGCTCAGCCGCGCGTACTACGGTCTGGTGCGCCGCTTCATGGAGGTCGAAGTCGTCGACGGGGCAGGCGACTTCCGGCTGCTGTCGCGCCGTGCTGTCGACGCCGTCCTCTCCCTTCCGGAGAGCAACCGATTCTCCAAGGGGCTCTTCTCCTGGATCGGCTTCGACACCGTCAGCTTCACCTACCAGAATGTGGAGCGGGCGGCCGGGCAGTCCAAGTGGGGCGGGCGGCGCCTGCTCAACTACGGCATCGACGGGCTGCTCTCCTTCAACAGCCGCCCACTGCGCATGGCGATACACACCGGACTCTGGCTCTTCCTGTCCGCCCTCGGCTATGCGCTGTGGATCATCGCGAACGTCTTGCTCGACGGGGTGGACACGCCCGGTTACGCCACCCTGATCACTGCCATCGTCGCACTCAGCGGCATCCAGCTCGCCACGCTCGGTGTCATCGGCGAGTACGTGGGACGTATCTATCACGAGGCGAAGCGGCGGCCGCACTATGTGGTCCGGGAGACAAACGTCTCCCACACGGCGGCCGCCTCCGCATCCGAGCTCAGCGACGCATTGTCGAGTAGCGGTGTCACCCGCAATTGAGTTCGGGGCCTTCCGGCTGTCCTCCGTGGCCATGCCGGGCCCGATGGCTTCAAGGGCCGCGTAGGCCGCCGGGAACCAAAGCTCGCCCTTGCGGAGCCGCGCGGTACAGCCACCCCACGATCAATCGTGGGTGCGACCGTAAGTGACCTTGTCCAGGTGGTAGTAGTCGGCGACACACTGTGCCGGCCAGATCCTGCGGCCCTGGTTGCTGAAGGGCTCCAGCATCCTGGCGACCGAAACGGGCGTGTACGGCGCAACCTTGGCGCCGTCCGCCGCCTGCTCGCGCAGATTCCGGTCCTGACGGTCCCACTTCTCGGCCCGTACCTCCATCGAGTCCCCGAGTCCGTTCAGCGGGCCGACCAGTCCCAGCACGGCCGCGGCGCAAACCGCCGCGGCCGCCGCGGTCGCCACCCCCGTACGGCGCCCACGCAGCCGAAGTGAGCGCCCGATGAAGGCACCGACGCCGACCAGCAGCATGACGTAGAGCAGGAGGTAGTCGTTCCAAGTGCGTTCTGTCGTCACCACGTCTGCTCCGAAGACGGGGTAGGTGATGACGGTGCACAGGTAGCCGGAGACCAGGAAAGCGGCCGCGCCGAGAGTGGTGAGCAGCAGCGGGCGGCAGGGGAGCAGGACGGCGGGCCGCCGAGCCTGGCCGCGTGCCAGCAGACCGAGCAGTACGCCGGCCGCGACAGCTCCGGCGTACTGCCAGGTGGTGAGGATCGTCTCGAGGATCTGCCCATATCCCCGCAGGGAGCCCAGCAGCGACTCGGGGGCGAACATGGAGGCACGGTCGGCACCGTAGTGCTCGCGGCGATTGCGCGACCCAGGAGAGGTCACCAGCACGACCGTGCCGATGGCGATGCCGGCCATCCCGAGCAGCGACCAGCGGCGTGCGAAGGCCTTTACCCGCACGGCGAAGACGCGGTGCGCGAACAGCACCACACATGACAGCACCACCAGGGCGACGACCGACGCCTCTTCGGAGAGCGTGCCCATGAAGACGCCTGCCGTGAACACGATGGCCAGGGCGGCAATACGGCTGCGGCGGCCACCTGCGCGCAGCAGCGGGATGGCGACAGCGCAGGCGAGCACCGGTGCGACTGTGTGCGAGACGGAGGCCGCGGGCCAGTAGAACGTCTTGTACGTATTGGGGGTCGCGAAGAGGAACACCGCGGTGATCACGGCCGTCAGGAGCAGCGGGAGACCGCGCGGCACCTCCAGATCGGCCCTGCGCAGGAGCTGAACGGTCAGAGCCCACAGCAGCGCCAGCATGAGCACGCCGCTGATCAGCCCGAACCACTGGTGCCCGGCGACGGGGAACTGCGCGTACAGCCCGACCAGCAGGCCATTGCCGACCCGTCCGTTGTCGGTGAAGTAGAACTTCCCGATCAGCCCGGAGATGCCGTGGTCACGCACGCTCGGCAGGAAGCACCACTCGTCCGCGCTCGGGCGCACGTGCCGGCCGATCCACGACGCCATGACGAGCAGACCGAGCGGCAGCAGCGACAGAGCCAGAGGCCAGGCAGTCCGCCATGACGACGAGTTGTCCTGCCCGCCGTTCCGTCGCTCATCACCGGACTCCTGGCCCCGCTCTCGTGCGACGCTCGATGCGTCGACGGCCATATCAACACTGCCTTTCGGGAAAGTAATGGTGCGTCACCCTAGAGGTGAATCCTGGGTGTGCCGTTCCATATTCGGCGCGGCAAGATCGACGAGTCGCTGCCCGTGCCGCCCATCTGGCGGCCGCCTGACAGGCGGCGTAGGGGCGTCAGCCGACCCGCTGTGACGTACTCCGGCACGGCAGGCCCTGGTCCCCGTGGGCGCCGGTACGCCGACCGATTACGCCGAAGCCAGAGACCCGTCGTCCAGGGGTGGCCGTGGTAGTGGCGGCCGGTGTTCCGTAACGCTTCGTCGCTTCGTCGCGGCGACCCCGTAATCAGTGGTTGGAGCAATTGCAGAGGGTGCGGTCTTCGCTTCCGCTCAGCGGGGGCAGGGGCGGCCCGGTTTCCTGGCATCGGTGGCCATGGTGATGGCCGTGTCGAGCATGTCCCGGGTGTTCACCGGATCACTGATCCGCTTGTCGATGCGGTCGCGCTCGGCCAAGAGCCGGTCGAACAGCTCCAGTGTCACTTCGTCGGTCTCGATGCAAGGCAGCAGGTCCACGATCGTCCTGCTCGGCAGGCGCGCGGCGTACAACTGCTGCATCAGGTGGACCCGGTCGGCGGCGCTGTCCGGACAGTGCCGCTGACCGCTGGGACTGCGTTCTGCGGTGAGCAGGTTCTGCTCCTCGTAGTACCGCAGCGCCCCGCACGCTCACGCCCGTTGCGGCGGCTGGTTCACCGATGCGCGTAGTCGTCCAGGTCGGCGCGTGCTCGCACAGAAGGGCCCCGGCAGGCGGCCCACCTGACCGCCGACAGCCGGTGCCGGACGGGTCAGCCGTGATGCACAGCCCTGCGGTCACCTGGGCTTCGTCGTTGAAAGTGCATCACCGGGCATGCGTCGGCCAGACATGCCGCGAGGTCCGCGGTGTCCGTGGAGTCGGCGGCGGGGAAGAGCGCCCGGACTTCCTTGCCGCGCGCGGGCACCCGGCGTACCTGCAATGCGCCGCCTGCCTCGCGGGCGAGGCTGTCGACGATCATCAGGCCCCGTCCGCATTCCTGTCCGGGATCGGCCGCGGGCAGGGCCTGTGGCAGGAAGGGGTGTTCGTCGTGCACAGCCAGCGCCAGCGTCGTCCCGGTTCTGGTGAGCATCACCGTGGTTCTGGCCGAATGTGGGACGGCGTGCCGTGCGGCATTGCCGACCAGCTCGGAGATCACTAGCGCGGCCGTGTTCAGCCCGTCCTCGTGCAGCCCCCAGTCCCGCAGGATGCAGGTCGCCCTCTTTCGGGCGACGGAGACCTCGGCGGGTACCGCTGGCACGGTGAAGGTGTAAACGGAAACGGCGTTGCCCGGCCCGCGACGAGAGGCCGCGACACGGTGTGCGATGGTGCCGCACCGCGCCGTGGACGGATTCAGGACGGTGGTTCGCATGGCGATTTCCCGGTGGATTTGCTGGGCAGGGTTTCCTGCGGCTGTTCAACCGCGCCCTCGGGCGTGCTCTGACCAGCGGCGCGCCACACTGCGTCGACCGCTGCACACGATCGGCTCCATAGCACCCCGACCGTTGTTCGACATTGTCGAACCCTAATTGCGATTCGCCTTCGAAACAAGGGTCAGTTCGACGCATATGTGTTCCACTCGGCAGCCCGCGCCTCGCACGACGGAGGCGGCGTCGCCGCCGGCCTGAAACGCCGCGCCACCTCACGGTCGGCTGGGGGCCAGTGCCGCTCCCGCCGCAGTCAGGCAGCCCCCCGAGCCTCGCCTCCGCCGGGCATTCCAGGCGGAGGGCCGGGCGCTAACCGGGACGGCGTGGTTGTCGCGGAAGAGGGGGGTGCCAGTCCGGCGAGCGGCCGAGAGCCGCCAGGATCTTCTCCAGTGTGCCCGCGCCGTCGCCCGCGGCGAGCGCCGGTCGGAAGGCACTGCCTGGCGCGAGCCGGGAGTCGCCGTCCGGGACGGCGCGGGCTATCGGCAGGGCGGCCTGCAGGAGTTCGGAGCCGGGTGTGTACGCGATACCAAGGGCGCTGGCGACGTCCCAGCTGTGCACCACGTAGTCGATGAGGTGGAAGCCAATCGCGCGGGCGGCGGGGAAGGTCCGAGCTTGGGTGAATTCCGGGAGGGTGAACTCGCGGTCGGGGCTCTCCAGGGTCGTGAACGCGGCGATGACCTTCTCGGCCGCGTCGCCGTATTGCGTGACGGGATCCTTGCCGAGCGGCCGGACCGACCAGTGCGACAGGTCCTGCCCGCGCCCAAGCGCTGCTGCCGCGAATCCGTGGTGCTGAGCCGTCATATGGGCGAGCAGATCGGTCAGTGTCCACGCCGAGCAGGGGGTTGGCCTGAGGAGATCGCCGGGGGTCATTCGGCGAATCAGGTTCACGCTGTCCCTGACTGCCTGGGCATTGAGGCGCCGGAGGCGTGCGAAGTCCGCGTGCGATGCGGGCACATCCGCTTGGTTCATATGCATGTGCTTACGATCTGCGTGAGCGTATGAATCGTCAACGGGTATTTTCTTGACCATGGCCGAGAATGCAGCCGACAGTGGCACCACATCCGGGGGGCGGCCGAACCGTCCCGATCTGGCGGCGATGATCGTGCCCCTGGGCCGTGCGCTCATGGCAGCCGAGCAGCCGATCCTCGACGCGCACGGTCTGACGATGTGGGCATACTCGGTACTGCTGCACCTCGACGAGTCACCGATCCGCACTCAAGCGGCGCTGGCCGAGGCCATCCGGGCGGACAAGACCCGCATCATCGCCGTCCTCGACGACCTGGAGGCACGGGAGCTGATCCGCCGTCAGCCGGATCCTAAGGACCGACGGGTACGTCTGCTGTCACTCACCGCCTCGGGCCAACGGCTGCGGGATGCGGTACAGGCTGCGATCCAGCAAGGCGAGGAGCAACTGCTCGCCCAGCTGCCGGCCGCCGACCGCGCCGGCTTCCTGAAGGGGCTGCAGGCCCTTTCCGAGCTTCCTCGCCAGTGACGCGGTCCATTGTCGGAGGGGGATGGCATCGTGGGTTCCGCCGACTGATCAAGGGGGACTGAAGGACGATGGGTGACTTCTTCGAGCGGATCGTCGATGTCGAGGTGACGGCCGAGGAGGCCCGGGTGCTCGCGGAGCGGATGGTCGACTGGATGGTTGCCGAAGGCCTACTCACGCGCGAGATGTCCAGTGACGCGATGTACAGCCTGAACGTGGACGAGGGGTACGTGCCGGGCCCCAACTGGAAGCGGACTGCGGAAGATTGGGGTTCGGACTGGATACCGGGCCCGGTGGCCGTCATCGTCGGGCGGGATGACCACATCGGGGGGCAGGGGGAAAGCGAGCCGGAGTCCGCCACGTGCCCACGCTGCCGGACGAAGACCGTGATCATCAACTATCCGGAGGAGTGGGAGGCGGACGAGGAGGCCTGGCAGCCTTTCCAGGACGGCATCGACGCATGGCGGGAAACGGGGGAGGGGAGGGCCGTCTGTTCCTCCTGCGGTGTGTCCGTCCCGGTCACCGAGTGGGAGTGGCCGACCGGCTTCGCCCTCGGGGCGCTCGCCTTCGACTTCTGGGGGTGGCCGCCGCTCACCGACAGCTTTTTCGCGGAGTTCCGTGAGCAGTTGGGGCACCGCACTGAGGAGCACATGGGCAAGTTCTGATACGCGCCATCGGCGCCTGGGGCTGTGTGTGTTTCGTCGGGTTCCGGCTCAACTCCTTCGGGACGTTGCACGAGAACAGGCCCGACCTGTCGGGGGTGGCTGACACCAAATGACTCCGATGTGCATGGTTCTCCCTCTGAGCCACCGACAATGCCGAGGAGAAGTGCGAAACCTAAACGCCCTGGACAGGGGGCAGGTTCTCCTCCGCGCCCGCGCTCGTGGCAGCGGTACTCATCTCCGTGCGGGTCACCGAGCGGCAGGCGGCAGCCGCGCGTGTGCGCAGAGCGGCCCCGCGCGCGGCAGCCTCCCGCCCGCGCAGTGCATATCTGCCGCATCCGCGCCACTGCGACGGTGACACGCGTGCTCGCTGCCCGCTCTGGGCGATCATCGCGTTGACCGATGTCAGCGGGTCCGAGCCCAACGCCTTGGCCAGCAGCATGCCGGCCGCCAGTGGCAGCAGGACAACGGCCAGCGCAGAGCCGGTGTTGGTGACGTGCTGCATGCGGGGGTGGCGCGCTGCGTGAGGAGTCATGGTTCTCATTCGACCAGCAGCGGCGCTGGTGGGAATCGGCCGACGTACTCAGCCCGTCCGCGCTGACGTACTCACACTCGGCCGGGCAGAGCCCAGTCACGAAGGGTGCGGACCAGACCGGCACGGCCAAGCTGTCGAGCCGCGCCCACCGCTCCTCACGTGACGCGTTCCGACCGCATCAGCACACACTCGGACTCGCAGCAGACAGCATCGGAGAGATACGGTCAGAACAGTCCATCCTGCATGCGGCACATTCGCTTTCCGTAGCCTTGAAAGCCAGCTGAACGAGGGCAGAACGCGCTGCGTGAGGCATACGCGTGCGGCCTGTGCGAGTGCTGCCGAGGATGGGAAAGCCATGTCTGATCTGCTGGCAGCTGCAGCCGCCGTTACCCCGTTCGTGACCGCAGCAGCGGCCACCTTCGCCGGCACGCTGGCCCAGTCGGTACAGAACCGACTCGCGGACAGTGCCGTGGAGCGCGGCCGCGCACTTCTCGGCGGACTGCTGTGCAGGCAGGCCGACGCCTCGGCGGGGAGCCCGGAGGAAGCAGCTGCCGTCGAAGCCGTCGCCAACCTGACTGCAGGCGACCGGCTGGTACTGGAGACGGCGATCGGTCGGTGGCTGGTGGAGGGTTCGCTGACGGGCGAAGCCCTGCTCTCTCACGTACGACGAGCCATGGAGTCGAACCGGCCCGGTGACACCATCACGGTGACGTCCCACGGTGAAAACTCACCGGCCATCGGCCGGATCACGCAGGCTGACTTCCACTTCGGCCGTCGTCCCGACGGCGGAGCCGCTTGGTGACTCCCCACCGCTCCACCGACACCTATCACGTGAACTCAACAGGCTCTGGATCGCTGACGATCGGCAAGGTCGGCAGGGTGGTCCTCACCCTCTTCACAGGTGATGTCAGCGAGTTCTCCGGCAGAGCCAAGCGCTGGAGCGGCTGGAACTGGCCACCCTTCTTTCTGGTACTGGCACTGTGCGCCACAGCGCTGATCGCGGGGCCGGCCGGTCCGGCTCGTCAGTTCTCCTGGGTGTACGCCGCCATCGGTACGGCCGTGGTGCTGTCCTTCTGCCGGGTCGTGGGCGTGGTGGGCAACAGCCGCTCGCCCGTACCGCGTGCGCTTGTGCAAGGCTTCGCCCTGCTTCTCGCGGTCCTGGGGCTCGTGGGAATGGATCATCTCGCCGAGCACGGCGAGATCGACGTCACCGGACGCACGCACCTTTCCCCCTCGGGTCCGATGACGCACACGTCCGCCGCGCAGATCGTCGTCGACGGCTCCGCGCAACGCTCCTGGCTGCGCCTGACGCTGGCGGTCGAGGACTCCGATCCGCTGCAGCAGTCCTGCACGCCCGAGAGTGAACTCACGCTGCAACTCATCGGGGGGAGCAAGACAGGCCGGGTCGAGGGGGTGCGCGCGGGGACGCCCGTCGACCTCCCACTCGGCGGCTCACGCACCGAGGTTCGCGTCCAGGTCATCCTGTCCGCCGAAGAGGGCTGCCTGCTAGCTGTTTCCGTCGCCGGTGCGGCGTTCCACGACTGAGGGGGAGACCATGTCTCGTACACCGTGCCCACGGCCGGCCGGCCATCCGCCACGACGGCCGTCGGCCTGCGTCGCGGCCGCCCTTGCCGTGGCGGTCACCGCGGCCCTTACGGCCTGCGGCCCGTCGTCGGGGGAGCCACACTTCCTCGGTGCCGAGAGGGTCACCGTTGCCACGCACAACGATCTGCCGGGGATCTCCTATTCCGAGAACTATGACCGTTCGGGCATGGACTATCTGCTCTTCGAGCGCGTGAAGGAGGAATTGGGGGTCCCGTTCAGCCAGCCGGTCGACGTTTCGTCGGGGGACCGAATCGCTCAACTGGAGGACGGCACGGCGGACATGGTGATCGCCTCGTTCTCCATCACGCCGGAACGGATGCGCAAGGTTGATTTCGTCGGTCCCTATTTCAAGACTCGCCAGGGATTTCTCGTGGGCTCGAACGGCTGGGACATCACGGCACTTGAGGACCTGCGAGGCAAGCGGGTCTGCACCTGGGACGGCACCACGTCGCAGGAGGCGCTGACCAACCTCAAGGGGATGGGCGTGGTCGTGCAGGTCCTCGACGACGCCTCCGACTGCATCGAGGCTCTGGTGGGCGGTCAGGTCGCAGCTGTCTCGACCGACCAGGCGATTCTTTACGGATTTGCCCAGCAGCACGCCGCGGACAACCTGCGCGTGCTTCCCGGGCTCACCATCGGCGCGCCTCAGCTCTACGGAATCGGGCTGCCCAAGGGGCATCGTGCAGACTGCCGGAGACTGGCCACCTGGCTGAAGAGGTTCGTGGGCACCAGCGAGTGGATCGGGGACATCGTGACGTCGCTGCCCGGGTTGCCCATTGCGGACCCCGGCTGGATCAGCACCCACAAGCCGAGCGGCCCCTCGATCGACGCCCGCTCCTGCCGCGACAAGCCGAGTCCTTGAGGGGGCTCGACCGTCCCAATCCGCCCTCGGACACGCCCTTGGCGCACCCTTGCTGATGCTGTCGAGTTACCTCGGGTGAGCGAGCAGGGACACTGAACAGGTGATCCATACCGCGCCCGCGATTCGCTTCCGCTTCGGACTGACTCCGCTGGAGATGGTCAGGCCGTGGGGCGGGGAGCATCCCGAACTCCACTGGTTCGCGCTGACCGAGGGCTGGTACTGCGTCGACCTGGGCGGCCATGAAGTGCTGCGTTACTCCGAGCGCACTGTCCACGAACTTCGGGACGACAGGGATGCCGAGCCACCCAACCCTTATGTGGACTACTACGTCGTCCGACTCTGGGAAGACGTGATCGCGCTCGTGTCGGAGGCGATGGAACCGGTGCCACAGGATTTGGTGGACGTCGCGGCTGACATCTCGCCGGACTGGGCCTGGCTGGACACGCCGGAGGCTGAGGCGGCGTTGACCTGGCACAGCGCGGGCTACCTGTACACCAGCTACCTCCGCATCGCCCCGCACGTACGCTGCTGGCGCACCATCGCCGGCGAGGACGACGCCGTGACCGTCGCTTGGGAGCACCGGGCGGACCCTGAAGGCGTGATCGAGTTCGCCGGCCCGCAGACGGGTCGGGTGACCATGCCGACGAGCGAGTTCCTCGCCGCGGTGACCGAACTCGACCTGGCGCTGTTCGCCGCGATGGACCAGCGCATCAGCGAGCTGGAGGAGGCAGGCCCTCCGCACGGTGTCCAACTGGACACGGAGCAGTTGCGCCGTCAGCACAGGGACCGGGCGACCTGGCTGCAGCGTGCGCGGGACCGTGACCCGGGCACTGACTGGGACGTCGTACGGGTCGGTGCGCGCATGCTCCTTGCCCCGAGGGCGGCGGAGGAGGACTGAGAGCACATAAATGTCACTCCGATGAGTGACAAGCAGTGCGCGAAGCGTAATCGATATGGCGTGAACACCCCTTGAATCGGCTGGGGAGTGGAAAAAGACTGCTCCTGTGCCAAGGCGGACACACCCCCCAGGAGGGGCTCCGCGGCACACCAATCACGTTCGCTATGTGAGGAGAGCGCCGCATGCCCGACGCCGGCCCTCGAGGCCCCGCACACCCGATCACGCTGACCGACGGCACCACCACCCGGACCCGGGAGGTGACCCCCGCCGACCTCGGGCCCATCCAGGCCCTGCACCGCCGTTGCTCGCCGGGTAGCCGAGCCTTGCGTTACCACGCGGGTAAACCTGAGATGTCTCCGGCCGGATGGCGGCTGCTGTCCGACCCGGAGCGCGGCACCACC
This window contains:
- a CDS encoding DUF1266 domain-containing protein, which produces MTTRTTGWVPPTETEQLLYQARAAGAVEAELGALARATLFLPVGRLYADTPGSTVPFVPAKDLLTGKWSISVHTAGMLPPWHPEWVHWSTTLAELARIWPNDKWRLSVNTGTPCAVSIEAKRSHRQAWLKATTDGGPPRGLLVTHAGGPLEGALAHGLACGAHLSVHNSIAWNELGTTYFDYRKDVGTLRNTWKVTNRGQYLRTLAALYGAQLSGWEEAIALSARAGLAERLGRTPSGGEWLDAVIRSAVLRRADEETVEEVRRTAGRIARYEEQFRADGVLGADESVDSLNAFDYGRIITFVRMGLGARLTDPGEAEEAVLKAGRLSRETYASWDAFSAAYSLARVLAFDNEEFGQTYQESVVQHRILTQAPKTPYRILPWS
- a CDS encoding glycosyltransferase family 2 protein codes for the protein MTTVHTSVVVPCFNESEVIDAFHTALVAALESTGTAFEICYVDDGSSDHTRIHLRDLAAADSRVRYTSFSRNFGKESAMLAGLRMADGEVVVLMDADLQHPPELVPRMLELHRHGFDQVVARRDRVGEGAVRRTLSRAYYGLVRRFMEVEVVDGAGDFRLLSRRAVDAVLSLPESNRFSKGLFSWIGFDTVSFTYQNVERAAGQSKWGGRRLLNYGIDGLLSFNSRPLRMAIHTGLWLFLSALGYALWIIANVLLDGVDTPGYATLITAIVALSGIQLATLGVIGEYVGRIYHEAKRRPHYVVRETNVSHTAAASASELSDALSSSGVTRN
- a CDS encoding DUF6056 family protein, producing MAVDASSVARERGQESGDERRNGGQDNSSSWRTAWPLALSLLPLGLLVMASWIGRHVRPSADEWCFLPSVRDHGISGLIGKFYFTDNGRVGNGLLVGLYAQFPVAGHQWFGLISGVLMLALLWALTVQLLRRADLEVPRGLPLLLTAVITAVFLFATPNTYKTFYWPAASVSHTVAPVLACAVAIPLLRAGGRRSRIAALAIVFTAGVFMGTLSEEASVVALVVLSCVVLFAHRVFAVRVKAFARRWSLLGMAGIAIGTVVLVTSPGSRNRREHYGADRASMFAPESLLGSLRGYGQILETILTTWQYAGAVAAGVLLGLLARGQARRPAVLLPCRPLLLTTLGAAAFLVSGYLCTVITYPVFGADVVTTERTWNDYLLLYVMLLVGVGAFIGRSLRLRGRRTGVATAAAAAVCAAAVLGLVGPLNGLGDSMEVRAEKWDRQDRNLREQAADGAKVAPYTPVSVARMLEPFSNQGRRIWPAQCVADYYHLDKVTYGRTHD
- a CDS encoding ATP-binding protein; this translates as MPAVPAEVSVARKRATCILRDWGLHEDGLNTAALVISELVGNAARHAVPHSARTTVMLTRTGTTLALAVHDEHPFLPQALPAADPGQECGRGLMIVDSLAREAGGALQVRRVPARGKEVRALFPAADSTDTADLAACLADACPVMHFQRRSPGDRRAVHHG
- a CDS encoding TIGR03086 family metal-binding protein — protein: MHMNQADVPASHADFARLRRLNAQAVRDSVNLIRRMTPGDLLRPTPCSAWTLTDLLAHMTAQHHGFAAAALGRGQDLSHWSVRPLGKDPVTQYGDAAEKVIAAFTTLESPDREFTLPEFTQARTFPAARAIGFHLIDYVVHSWDVASALGIAYTPGSELLQAALPIARAVPDGDSRLAPGSAFRPALAAGDGAGTLEKILAALGRSPDWHPPLPRQPRRPG
- a CDS encoding MarR family winged helix-turn-helix transcriptional regulator, giving the protein MAENAADSGTTSGGRPNRPDLAAMIVPLGRALMAAEQPILDAHGLTMWAYSVLLHLDESPIRTQAALAEAIRADKTRIIAVLDDLEARELIRRQPDPKDRRVRLLSLTASGQRLRDAVQAAIQQGEEQLLAQLPAADRAGFLKGLQALSELPRQ
- a CDS encoding transporter substrate-binding domain-containing protein; the encoded protein is MAVTAALTACGPSSGEPHFLGAERVTVATHNDLPGISYSENYDRSGMDYLLFERVKEELGVPFSQPVDVSSGDRIAQLEDGTADMVIASFSITPERMRKVDFVGPYFKTRQGFLVGSNGWDITALEDLRGKRVCTWDGTTSQEALTNLKGMGVVVQVLDDASDCIEALVGGQVAAVSTDQAILYGFAQQHAADNLRVLPGLTIGAPQLYGIGLPKGHRADCRRLATWLKRFVGTSEWIGDIVTSLPGLPIADPGWISTHKPSGPSIDARSCRDKPSP
- a CDS encoding DUF5984 family protein codes for the protein MIHTAPAIRFRFGLTPLEMVRPWGGEHPELHWFALTEGWYCVDLGGHEVLRYSERTVHELRDDRDAEPPNPYVDYYVVRLWEDVIALVSEAMEPVPQDLVDVAADISPDWAWLDTPEAEAALTWHSAGYLYTSYLRIAPHVRCWRTIAGEDDAVTVAWEHRADPEGVIEFAGPQTGRVTMPTSEFLAAVTELDLALFAAMDQRISELEEAGPPHGVQLDTEQLRRQHRDRATWLQRARDRDPGTDWDVVRVGARMLLAPRAAEED